A part of Thermoplasmatales archaeon genomic DNA contains:
- the ftcD gene encoding glutamate formimidoyltransferase: MKLIECVPNFSEGRNKEVIDAIINEVRKYNVKILNIHSDESHNRTDVTILGEPEEVKKAVLDMAIKAVELIDMNKHRGEHPRMGAMDVVPFIPIMNSTMEECIKIANEFAEEFSRITKVPCFLYEEAAKKESRRNLADVRKGEFEGLKEEIGKNPDKIPDYGPNSIHPTAGATAVGAREILIAFNVNLATNDVEIAKKIAKAVRHSSGGYRYVKAMGFEIKEKNIVQVSMNMTNYKQTPLFRVFETIKREAERYGVNVLSSEIVGMIPLDALVDITSFYLQLEDFKPEQVIEKRLIEVSQ; this comes from the coding sequence ATGAAGCTTATTGAATGTGTTCCAAATTTTAGCGAAGGAAGAAATAAAGAAGTAATAGATGCAATAATTAACGAAGTAAGAAAATATAATGTAAAAATATTGAACATTCATTCAGATGAAAGCCATAATCGCACTGATGTAACAATACTTGGTGAGCCAGAAGAAGTTAAAAAAGCTGTTCTTGATATGGCAATAAAAGCTGTTGAGCTTATAGATATGAACAAGCACAGGGGAGAGCATCCAAGAATGGGAGCAATGGATGTTGTTCCGTTTATTCCCATAATGAATTCAACAATGGAAGAATGCATAAAAATTGCAAATGAATTTGCCGAAGAATTTTCAAGAATTACAAAAGTTCCCTGCTTTTTATATGAAGAAGCAGCGAAAAAAGAGAGCAGGAGAAATCTTGCGGATGTGAGAAAAGGGGAATTTGAAGGGCTTAAAGAAGAGATAGGAAAAAACCCAGACAAAATTCCAGATTATGGACCAAATTCAATTCATCCAACTGCTGGAGCAACTGCTGTAGGGGCAAGAGAAATTTTAATAGCATTTAATGTAAATCTTGCAACAAATGATGTTGAAATAGCAAAAAAAATTGCGAAAGCAGTAAGGCATAGCAGCGGTGGCTATAGATATGTTAAGGCAATGGGATTTGAAATAAAGGAAAAAAACATTGTGCAGGTATCGATGAACATGACAAATTATAAGCAAACTCCCCTCTTCCGAGTTTTTGAGACAATAAAAAGAGAGGCAGAAAGATATGGGGTAAATGTGCTTTCAAGCGAAATAGTAGGAATGATTCCTCTTGATGCGTTGGTTGATATTACATCTTTCTATCTGCAGCTCGAAGATTTTAAACCAGAACAAGTTATAGAAAAAAGGTTAATAGAGGTGAGCCAGTGA
- a CDS encoding cyclodeaminase/cyclohydrolase family protein, whose amino-acid sequence MKSIEEFLEELASASPAPGGGSVAALGGAIACGLAEMVCNLTIGKKKYVSVEEEMKARVEGLKEMRREFLELVEEDANAFNEVIKAIKEKRGEEEAYKKACEVPAKTAEKCVVLAREIREIAEKGNKNSISDAGVAMLFSYASFHSAIMNVKINLACIQDEPYKQNMAKKIEEMVKEIEEIKKETMQIVGL is encoded by the coding sequence GTGAAAAGCATCGAAGAATTTCTGGAGGAGCTGGCAAGTGCGTCGCCCGCTCCTGGCGGGGGGAGTGTTGCTGCGCTCGGGGGGGCAATTGCCTGCGGGCTTGCGGAGATGGTGTGCAATCTTACCATTGGGAAGAAAAAGTATGTAAGCGTTGAGGAGGAAATGAAGGCAAGGGTTGAAGGGTTAAAAGAAATGAGGAGAGAATTTCTTGAGCTTGTTGAAGAAGATGCAAATGCTTTTAATGAGGTAATCAAAGCGATAAAAGAGAAGAGGGGGGAGGAAGAAGCATACAAGAAAGCTTGTGAAGTGCCTGCAAAAACTGCTGAGAAATGCGTGGTTTTGGCAAGAGAAATAAGGGAAATTGCTGAAAAGGGAAATAAAAATTCAATAAGTGATGCGGGGGTTGCAATGCTTTTTTCATATGCCTCATTCCATTCAGCGATTATGAATGTAAAAATAAATCTTGCATGCATTCAAGATGAACCTTATAAGCAAAATATGGCTAAAAAGATAGAGGAAATGGTGAAAGAAATTGAGGAAATAAAAAAGGAAACAATGCAAATTGTGGGCTTATAA